The Pirellulimonas nuda genome includes a region encoding these proteins:
- a CDS encoding NAD-dependent epimerase/dehydratase family protein, with protein MAIAVVTGGAGFIGSHLTSALVARGDRVRVLDNLSTGVRTNLDHLGGGFDVIEADVCDPAAVDRAVEGADVVFHEAAMASVPASLRDPLASHAACMTGTVQVLDSARRAGVRRVVIAASSAAYGDRPFAAKRETDPVDPLSPYAASKIASELYCQAFTKSFGLETVCLRYFNVFGPRQDPASEYSAVIPIFVTRMLAGKRPTVYGDGLQSRDFVFVEDVVNANLLAAAAPGASGRVINVGSGARLTLLDLIAAVNGALGTELAPVFDPPRAGDVRESLADISVAREVLGYEPQLTFSEGLARSIDYYRAIAKS; from the coding sequence ATGGCCATTGCCGTCGTTACCGGCGGCGCCGGGTTTATCGGCTCCCACCTCACTTCGGCGCTCGTTGCTCGCGGCGACCGGGTCCGCGTGCTGGACAACCTGTCGACCGGCGTCCGCACCAACCTTGACCACCTGGGCGGCGGGTTCGACGTCATCGAGGCGGATGTCTGCGACCCCGCGGCCGTCGACCGCGCCGTCGAGGGCGCCGACGTGGTGTTCCACGAGGCAGCCATGGCGTCGGTGCCGGCCAGCCTGCGCGATCCGCTTGCCTCGCACGCGGCGTGCATGACGGGCACCGTGCAGGTGCTCGACTCGGCGCGTCGGGCGGGGGTGCGGCGCGTGGTGATCGCGGCCTCGAGCGCCGCGTACGGCGATCGCCCCTTCGCCGCCAAGCGAGAGACCGACCCGGTTGATCCCTTGAGCCCCTACGCCGCGTCGAAGATCGCCAGCGAGCTCTACTGCCAGGCGTTCACCAAGTCGTTCGGCCTCGAGACGGTCTGCCTGCGGTACTTCAACGTCTTCGGCCCGCGGCAAGACCCCGCCAGCGAGTACTCGGCGGTCATCCCGATCTTTGTGACGCGGATGCTCGCGGGCAAACGCCCCACGGTGTACGGCGACGGGCTGCAGAGCCGCGACTTTGTTTTTGTCGAAGACGTGGTAAACGCCAACCTGCTGGCGGCCGCGGCCCCCGGGGCGAGCGGGCGGGTGATTAACGTCGGGAGCGGCGCCCGGCTCACCCTGTTGGACCTGATCGCCGCGGTCAACGGGGCTCTGGGAACAGAGCTAGCCCCCGTGTTCGACCCGCCCCGCGCGGGGGACGTCCGCGAGAGCCTGGCCGATATCTCGGTGGCGCGTGAGGTGCTAGGTTACGAACCGCAACTCACGTTCTCCGAGGGTTTGGCACGTTCGATCGACTACTATCGAGCGATCGCAAAGAGCTAA
- a CDS encoding polyprenol monophosphomannose synthase, producing the protein MRRSMDPQTDASWNPRTLVALATYNERENLPSLIEAIEAALPLADVLVVDDNSPDGTGAWCDKHADGDPRLAVLHRAGKLGLGSATLAAFSYAAQHAYDVVCTMDADWSHPPERLPVLVASLAGADVAVGSRYAAGGGIDGWPLRRRVSSWLLNFFAVRALRLPVKDCSGAFRAYRMRTLQGLEEHPLQATGYAYLEEILWRLKRRGARIVESPFTFTDRRAGASKLNVREALAAVGLLLRLGSAEWLGVGRGRL; encoded by the coding sequence TTGCGTCGCTCGATGGACCCGCAGACCGACGCTTCTTGGAACCCCCGCACGCTCGTCGCGCTGGCTACCTACAACGAGCGAGAGAACCTCCCGTCGCTGATCGAGGCCATCGAGGCGGCGCTGCCGCTTGCGGACGTGCTGGTGGTGGACGACAACTCGCCCGATGGCACCGGCGCCTGGTGCGACAAGCACGCAGACGGAGACCCGCGACTCGCTGTGCTTCACCGCGCGGGCAAACTTGGTCTTGGGTCGGCGACCCTGGCTGCGTTCTCGTACGCGGCCCAGCACGCCTACGACGTGGTGTGCACGATGGACGCAGACTGGAGCCACCCGCCGGAGCGGCTCCCGGTGCTGGTCGCGTCGCTGGCGGGCGCCGACGTCGCGGTGGGCTCCCGCTACGCCGCTGGCGGGGGGATCGACGGCTGGCCGCTGCGGCGACGGGTGTCTAGCTGGCTGCTGAACTTTTTCGCGGTTCGTGCGCTCCGGCTGCCGGTAAAAGATTGCAGCGGCGCGTTCCGCGCGTATAGAATGCGGACGCTCCAAGGGTTGGAAGAGCATCCGTTGCAGGCGACCGGTTACGCCTACCTCGAGGAGATTCTTTGGCGTCTGAAACGCCGCGGCGCTCGGATCGTCGAGTCGCCATTTACGTTTACCGACCGCCGTGCCGGCGCGTCGAAGCTGAACGTCCGCGAAGCACTGGCCGCCGTCGGGCTGCTGCTGCGGCTCGGCTCGGCGGAATGGCTCGGGGTCGGTCGCGGCCGGTTGTAA
- a CDS encoding 6-phosphofructokinase has translation MSKKRIGILTSGGDCPGLNAVIRGVVKSCHQSGYDCVGFLKGYEGLYDPVQYMHLTPASTKGILTQGGTILGSTNKGRFAAVKGVDDRVEIDPKLVRGVQETVEQLGISGLICVGGDGSLAIAQQFHEAGIPVVGVPKTIDNDLSATAFTFGFDSAIECATDALDRLHTTAASHERIMVLEVMGRHAGWIALHSGIAGGGDVILIPEIKWNFDHVCHKILHRESQGKKFTLVVVAEGAELPGGGHVGQEQDGQQVKLGGVGKTVTEEIERRLHRETRLCILGHLQRGGTPTTFDRVLATMFGAHAVRLVVEGRFGEMIASRPPEMVSVPILEAVHKIRQVDPNGPAVQAARALGISFGDCPAEEGSQNVFNTAKPSVPKTKVESPAKSNLGDDLEQAEAALQQALAE, from the coding sequence ATGAGCAAGAAACGAATCGGCATCCTCACCAGCGGCGGCGACTGCCCCGGCCTGAACGCGGTGATCCGCGGCGTCGTGAAGAGTTGCCACCAGTCGGGCTACGATTGCGTCGGGTTCCTCAAGGGCTACGAGGGGCTCTACGACCCGGTCCAGTACATGCACCTGACCCCGGCCAGCACCAAGGGGATCCTGACGCAGGGGGGGACCATCCTGGGCTCCACCAACAAGGGACGCTTCGCGGCGGTCAAAGGTGTCGACGACCGCGTCGAGATCGACCCCAAGCTGGTCCGCGGCGTGCAAGAAACCGTCGAACAACTCGGCATCAGCGGCCTGATCTGCGTCGGCGGCGACGGCTCGCTGGCGATCGCCCAGCAGTTCCACGAAGCGGGCATCCCGGTCGTCGGCGTCCCCAAGACGATCGACAACGACCTGTCCGCCACCGCCTTCACGTTCGGCTTCGACAGCGCCATTGAGTGCGCCACCGACGCCCTCGACCGCCTGCACACCACGGCCGCCAGCCACGAGCGGATCATGGTGCTCGAGGTGATGGGGCGGCACGCCGGCTGGATTGCGCTGCACTCCGGCATCGCCGGCGGCGGCGACGTGATCCTGATCCCCGAGATCAAGTGGAACTTCGACCACGTCTGCCACAAGATCCTGCACCGCGAGAGCCAGGGGAAGAAGTTCACGCTGGTGGTGGTCGCCGAGGGCGCCGAACTGCCGGGCGGGGGCCACGTCGGCCAGGAGCAGGACGGCCAGCAGGTCAAGCTCGGCGGGGTCGGCAAGACCGTGACCGAGGAGATCGAGCGGCGCCTGCACCGCGAGACCCGCCTGTGCATCCTGGGCCACCTGCAACGCGGCGGCACCCCCACCACCTTCGACCGCGTGCTGGCCACCATGTTCGGCGCCCACGCCGTGCGGCTGGTGGTGGAGGGGCGGTTCGGCGAGATGATCGCCTCGCGCCCGCCGGAGATGGTCAGCGTGCCCATCCTCGAAGCGGTGCACAAGATCCGCCAGGTCGACCCCAACGGCCCCGCCGTTCAGGCCGCCCGCGCCCTGGGCATCAGCTTCGGCGACTGCCCGGCCGAGGAAGGTTCGCAGAACGTCTTCAACACGGCCAAGCCCTCGGTCCCCAAGACGAAGGTCGAGAGCCCCGCCAAGTCGAACCTGGGCGACGACCTCGAGCAGGCCGAAGCCGCGTTGCAGCAAGCCCTCGCGGAATAG
- the mscL gene encoding large-conductance mechanosensitive channel protein MscL, translated as MGLLKEFRAFAMRGNVVDLAVGVVIGAAFGKIVSSLVANIVMPVVGLITSGKSVESLKVTFKLPEGVAEGVEPVTIQYGLFLQSVIDFVIIAFAIFLVVKAINTMQNRFLAAPEANEDAPPPEEIQLLREIRDALKKP; from the coding sequence ATGGGCCTATTGAAAGAGTTTCGCGCGTTCGCGATGCGCGGCAACGTAGTCGACCTGGCGGTCGGCGTGGTGATCGGCGCCGCGTTCGGCAAGATCGTCTCCTCGCTGGTGGCGAACATCGTCATGCCCGTGGTGGGGCTGATCACCAGCGGCAAGAGCGTCGAGAGCTTGAAGGTCACCTTCAAGCTGCCGGAAGGGGTCGCCGAAGGGGTTGAGCCGGTCACGATCCAGTACGGGCTGTTCTTGCAGTCGGTGATCGACTTCGTGATCATCGCCTTCGCGATCTTCTTGGTCGTCAAGGCGATCAACACCATGCAGAACCGCTTCCTGGCGGCGCCAGAAGCCAACGAAGACGCCCCGCCGCCGGAAGAGATCCAACTGCTCCGCGAGATCCGCGACGCGCTCAAGAAGCCGTAG
- a CDS encoding RluA family pseudouridine synthase, producing MSEPTSEAFVVEDEQTDLRLDALLVARYPQHSRAAIQRSIAAGHVQVDGRQRKSSYRVSPGEAIAVAQFEVARPGPEPEEIPLSILYEDDDLIVVDKPAGMIVHPAKGHWAGTLASALAFRFQSLSGVGGPTRPGIVHRLDRETSGVIVVAKHDRAHHALADQFKSRTVEKTYWALVVGRPDRDEDLIDRPIGAHPHYRERMAVRADHSTSRPAQTRMRVVERFAKTALIAATPLTGRTHQIRVHLASVGSPVLCDKLYGGRSQITRGELWPDAQGDPAELILQRQALHAQQLQIDQPTTGERLSFSAPLPSDLAHTIRYLRQTEDCLD from the coding sequence ATGAGTGAGCCGACGTCGGAGGCCTTTGTTGTTGAGGATGAACAGACGGACCTGCGGCTCGATGCGCTGCTGGTAGCCCGCTACCCGCAGCACAGCCGCGCGGCGATCCAGCGGTCGATCGCGGCCGGGCACGTGCAGGTCGATGGCCGGCAGCGCAAGTCGTCGTACCGGGTATCGCCCGGCGAGGCGATCGCGGTCGCCCAGTTCGAGGTCGCCCGGCCGGGGCCTGAGCCGGAAGAGATCCCGCTGTCGATCCTGTACGAAGACGACGACCTGATCGTGGTCGACAAGCCGGCCGGCATGATCGTCCACCCAGCCAAGGGGCACTGGGCAGGCACGCTGGCCAGCGCGTTGGCGTTCCGTTTTCAGTCGCTAAGCGGAGTCGGCGGGCCGACCCGGCCCGGCATTGTCCACCGGCTCGACCGCGAAACCAGCGGCGTGATCGTGGTGGCCAAGCACGACCGGGCGCACCACGCATTGGCCGATCAGTTCAAGTCTCGCACTGTCGAAAAGACCTACTGGGCCCTGGTGGTCGGCCGGCCCGACCGCGACGAGGACCTGATCGATCGCCCGATCGGCGCCCACCCGCACTACCGCGAGCGGATGGCGGTGCGCGCCGATCACTCCACCAGCCGCCCCGCGCAGACGCGGATGCGGGTGGTGGAGCGCTTCGCCAAGACCGCCCTGATCGCGGCGACGCCGCTCACCGGTCGGACGCACCAGATCCGCGTTCACCTGGCGTCGGTCGGTTCGCCGGTGTTGTGCGACAAGCTCTACGGCGGGCGGAGCCAGATCACCCGCGGCGAGCTCTGGCCCGACGCGCAAGGAGACCCCGCGGAGCTGATCCTGCAACGGCAAGCGCTGCACGCTCAGCAGTTGCAGATCGATCAGCCCACCACCGGCGAGCGGCTGAGCTTCTCGGCGCCCCTGCCGAGCGACCTGGCCCACACAATCCGCTATTTGCGCCAAACCGAAGACTGCTTAGATTGA
- a CDS encoding ATP-dependent helicase, translating to MPPDPGLNPAQRDAVATLSGPLLVLAGAGTGKTRVVTFRIAALVRSGIRPDRILAVTFTRKAAGEMQQRAGALLKPPGRGRNAPKPVVPEISTFHSLCVRVLRRHITRLGYPAAFTIADRSDQEAQARAALREIRAPGDSLKPADLLGHISRWKMRTVRPEDATSAAETDREHLAAIAYRRYQNNLKKGAVVDFDDLLYLTEELFAKFPSVRRDEAGRFDHVLVDEYQDTNHSQYEIVRGLAMGHRNLCVVGDDDQSIYAWRGAEVTHILRFKQDWPDAKVVRLEENYRSRASIIGYANALIAFNRQRHDKVLRPAREPGERPRILQCKDETEEALQVVQDIRGKLLAGGWRPDGSSPGELSPFVERVAPKDIAILFRTNEQPRAFETELRAAKLPYILIGGMSFFDRKEVRDLLAYLRLIANPEDEPSLLRVLNTPPRGIGDAARKALMQTAVTRGHGLWRVLPGCRMIDGVSDAAAGGAQRLIDLVQGWQADQDRPLEHLVRRVIDETRYLHELARLYPDPDERDTRTASLDEVVNAAAAFQSKSSQRRRPRKPAEPGGAGSPLQEFLDEVAVGGRDDADDKQSQLKRNAIALMTLHAAKGLEFPHVYLVGMEEGILPHKRSLEAGEDSIDEERRLAYVGVTRAQDDLTLTLALSRRKWGKPRDSIPSRFLYEMTGQADNPRYAEVKSGRAAKAAARGQGRR from the coding sequence ATGCCCCCAGATCCAGGCCTCAACCCGGCCCAACGCGACGCGGTGGCCACCCTTTCCGGGCCGCTGCTGGTGCTCGCCGGCGCCGGAACCGGCAAGACCCGCGTGGTCACCTTCCGCATCGCGGCCCTGGTGCGTAGCGGCATCCGGCCCGACCGCATCTTGGCCGTCACGTTCACCCGCAAGGCCGCCGGCGAGATGCAGCAGCGGGCCGGCGCCCTGCTCAAGCCCCCCGGACGCGGCCGAAACGCCCCCAAGCCGGTCGTGCCGGAGATCAGCACGTTCCACTCACTCTGCGTCCGCGTGCTGCGGCGCCACATCACGCGTTTGGGCTACCCGGCCGCGTTCACCATCGCGGACCGCAGCGACCAGGAAGCCCAGGCCCGGGCCGCGTTGCGGGAGATCCGCGCCCCGGGCGACTCGCTCAAGCCGGCCGACCTGCTGGGGCACATCAGCCGGTGGAAGATGCGCACCGTGCGGCCCGAGGACGCCACCAGCGCGGCCGAGACCGACCGCGAACACCTGGCCGCCATCGCCTACCGCCGCTACCAGAACAACCTGAAGAAGGGGGCGGTGGTCGACTTTGACGACCTGCTGTACCTCACCGAAGAGCTGTTCGCCAAGTTCCCCAGCGTCCGCCGCGACGAGGCGGGCCGGTTCGACCACGTGCTGGTAGACGAGTACCAGGACACCAACCACAGCCAGTACGAGATCGTCCGCGGCCTGGCGATGGGGCACCGCAACCTGTGCGTGGTGGGGGACGACGACCAGTCCATCTACGCCTGGCGCGGCGCCGAAGTGACGCACATCCTCCGCTTCAAGCAGGACTGGCCCGACGCCAAGGTGGTGCGGCTAGAGGAAAACTACCGCTCGCGGGCGTCGATTATCGGCTACGCCAACGCGTTGATCGCGTTCAACCGCCAGCGGCACGACAAGGTGCTGCGGCCCGCCCGCGAGCCAGGCGAGCGCCCCCGCATCTTGCAGTGCAAGGACGAAACCGAAGAAGCCCTGCAGGTGGTGCAAGACATCCGCGGCAAGCTGCTGGCCGGCGGCTGGCGGCCCGACGGGTCGAGCCCCGGCGAGCTCTCGCCGTTTGTCGAACGTGTGGCGCCCAAGGACATCGCTATCCTGTTCCGCACCAACGAGCAGCCGCGGGCGTTCGAGACCGAATTGCGGGCGGCCAAGCTCCCGTACATCCTCATCGGCGGCATGAGCTTCTTCGACCGCAAGGAGGTGCGCGACCTGCTGGCCTACCTGCGGCTGATCGCCAACCCAGAGGACGAGCCCTCGCTGCTGCGCGTGCTCAACACGCCGCCGCGCGGCATCGGCGACGCGGCCCGCAAGGCGCTGATGCAGACCGCCGTGACGCGTGGCCACGGGCTGTGGCGCGTGCTGCCGGGCTGCCGGATGATCGACGGCGTGAGCGACGCCGCGGCCGGCGGCGCCCAGCGGCTGATCGACCTGGTGCAGGGTTGGCAGGCAGACCAGGACCGCCCGCTGGAGCACCTGGTGCGCCGCGTGATCGACGAAACCCGCTACCTCCACGAGCTCGCCCGGCTCTACCCCGACCCCGACGAGCGCGACACGCGCACGGCGTCGCTGGACGAAGTAGTGAACGCCGCGGCCGCGTTCCAATCTAAGAGCAGCCAACGCCGCCGGCCACGCAAGCCCGCCGAACCGGGGGGCGCAGGCTCCCCCCTCCAGGAGTTCCTCGACGAAGTGGCGGTCGGGGGCCGCGACGACGCCGACGACAAGCAGTCGCAGCTCAAGCGCAACGCGATCGCGCTGATGACGCTTCACGCGGCCAAGGGGCTAGAGTTCCCCCACGTCTACCTGGTGGGCATGGAGGAAGGCATCCTGCCCCACAAGCGCTCCCTGGAAGCAGGCGAAGACTCGATCGACGAAGAACGCCGGCTGGCCTACGTGGGCGTGACCCGGGCGCAGGACGACCTGACGCTGACGCTCGCCCTGTCTCGCCGGAAGTGGGGCAAGCCGCGCGACAGCATCCCCAGCAGGTTCCTGTACGAGATGACCGGCCAGGCCGACAACCCGCGCTACGCCGAGGTCAAATCGGGCCGAGCCGCCAAGGCCGCCGCGCGGGGGCAAGGCCGCCGGTGA
- a CDS encoding metallophosphoesterase family protein has protein sequence MSEPKPESKTSRAPLRFVHASDLHLERPLSGLLEIPEHLHEALREAPFQAALQVFETALAENADALLLAGDVIDPVKAGPRAMVFLIAQFKRLQARGIPVFWAGGRTDPPAAWPPSTPLPDNVHVFPVGRVEQRDISKRGEVVARVQGISRAEGGSVDASGFHRDAHGRYTVGVAYLTSDSPGKEGDRVNYMALGGRHRRATVDVEPGIAHFPGTPQGRRAKESGPAGCSVVQVDEAGQTTTRFVACDAVRWIDESVEITATVTKDQLLARLKERLDKLRAKNQGRDCLITWTIRGAGPLIAQLRPGALADELLADLQKYDGRQQPACWSVEVCTDAEVETPAEWLEQETILGDAMRSFHELERNEKTPLDLTKLLPNGLDASELRELATIKTADDRAAVLRGAKRLAASLLNSDELAAK, from the coding sequence ATGTCGGAACCGAAGCCGGAATCTAAGACAAGCCGCGCGCCGCTGCGTTTCGTTCACGCCAGCGACCTGCACCTCGAACGCCCCCTCTCGGGGCTGTTGGAGATCCCCGAACACCTGCACGAGGCGCTGCGCGAGGCCCCCTTTCAGGCCGCGCTGCAGGTGTTCGAGACAGCGCTGGCCGAGAACGCCGACGCGCTGCTGCTGGCGGGCGACGTGATCGACCCGGTCAAGGCAGGCCCGCGGGCGATGGTGTTCCTGATCGCCCAGTTCAAGCGGCTCCAGGCCCGCGGCATCCCGGTCTTCTGGGCCGGCGGGCGGACCGATCCCCCGGCGGCCTGGCCCCCCAGCACGCCGCTGCCGGACAACGTACACGTGTTTCCCGTCGGTCGGGTCGAGCAACGCGACATCTCGAAACGCGGCGAGGTAGTCGCCCGGGTGCAGGGCATCAGCCGCGCCGAGGGTGGCTCGGTCGACGCGAGCGGCTTCCACCGCGACGCCCACGGCCGGTACACCGTGGGGGTGGCCTACCTCACGAGCGATTCTCCCGGGAAAGAGGGGGACCGCGTGAACTACATGGCGCTCGGCGGTCGGCACCGCCGCGCCACCGTCGACGTCGAGCCGGGCATCGCCCACTTCCCGGGCACGCCCCAGGGGCGACGCGCCAAGGAGTCGGGCCCCGCGGGGTGCTCGGTGGTCCAGGTCGATGAAGCGGGGCAGACCACCACCCGCTTCGTGGCGTGCGACGCGGTCCGCTGGATCGACGAGTCGGTGGAGATCACCGCCACCGTCACCAAGGACCAGCTCCTGGCCCGGCTCAAGGAGCGGCTCGACAAGCTCCGCGCCAAGAACCAAGGGCGCGACTGCCTGATCACCTGGACCATCCGCGGCGCCGGCCCGCTGATCGCACAGCTCCGCCCCGGCGCCCTCGCCGACGAGCTGCTGGCCGACCTGCAGAAGTACGACGGCCGCCAGCAGCCCGCTTGCTGGAGCGTGGAGGTCTGCACCGACGCCGAGGTCGAGACCCCCGCCGAGTGGCTCGAGCAAGAAACGATTCTTGGCGACGCGATGCGCAGCTTCCACGAACTGGAACGCAACGAGAAGACGCCGCTCGACCTCACGAAGCTGCTGCCCAACGGGCTCGACGCCTCGGAACTCAGGGAGCTGGCCACGATCAAGACCGCCGACGACCGCGCGGCGGTGCTACGCGGCGCCAAACGCTTGGCGGCTTCGCTGCTGAACTCCGACGAACTCGCCGCAAAGTAG